A window of Diospyros lotus cultivar Yz01 chromosome 14, ASM1463336v1, whole genome shotgun sequence contains these coding sequences:
- the LOC127790402 gene encoding thioredoxin-like 1-1, chloroplastic produces the protein MLLSPSSSSSSSASIHRRRGGGSVLQRKSAVFSSRIGAFPSPRLVRKVSLRSLSLSSSFSSSASGFHGRRFLGLQGELESNRKTGPSSSSFSINSQLISGVIGKSLKWWEKGLQPNMREVKGAQELVDSLLNAGDKLVVVDFFSPGCGGCRALHPKICQLAEMNPDVQFLQVNYEEHKSMCYTLNVHVLPFFRFYRGAHGRLCSFSCTNATIKKFKDALAKHSPDRCSLAPIKGLEEKELLALAANKDLSFTYTPKPKQPDLLPAREEAVTESERAPVHAIHFEAEHPVLLPLPSRRSSTAAQETLVASGR, from the exons ATGTTATTGTCgccgtcttcttcctcttcttcttctgcttcgaTTCATCGTCGTCGCGGTGGGGGATCTGTGTTACAGAGAAAATCAGCTGTGTTTTCTTCTCGGATTGGGGCTTTTCCGTCTCCAAGGCTTGTGAGGAAGGTTTCTCTCAGATCTTTATCACTGTCGTCATCGTTCTCTTCATCCGCCAGCGGTTTTCATGGCCGTAGATTTCTAGGTCTTCAAGGGGAACTTGAAAGCAACAGGAAAACTggaccttcttcttcctccttttccATTAATTCACAG TTGATCTCGGGAGTCATTGGGAAATCCCTGAAATGGTGGGAGAAAGGGCTTCAACCCAACATGAGAGAAGTAAAAGGGGCCCAAGAGCTTGTGGACTCCCTCCTGAACGCCGGAGACAAACTGGTGGTCGTCGATTTCTTCTCTCCCGGCTGTGGAGGCTGCCGAGCCCTTCACCCCAAG ATTTGTCAATTGGCAGAGATGAACCCAGATGTGCAGTTTCTGCAGGTGAACTATGAGGAGCACAAATCCATGTGTTACACGCTTAACGTCCATGTTCTACCCTTCTTCCGTTTCTATAGAGGCGCTCATGGTCGTCTTTGCAGCTTTAGCTGTACAAACGCCACA ATCAAGAAATTCAAGGACGCGTTGGCAAAGCACAGCCCCGATCGATGCAGCCTGGCACCGATAAAAGGGCTGGAGGAAAAAGAGCTGCTTGCTCTTGCCGCCAACAAAGACCTCTCCTTCACCTACACCCCAAAGCCCAAGCAACCGGACCTTCTTCCTGCCAGGGAAGAGGCAGTGACAGAGTCAGAGAGAGCACCGGTGCACGCTATCCATTTTGAGGCAGAGCATCCAGTGCTGCTTCCTCTTCCATCAAGGCGAAGTTCAACTGCAGCTCAAGAAACCCTGGTTGCATCCGGAAGATAG